The DNA region CGGTGGCGCACACCGCCGAGTTCCTCCGCCACCATCCCGCCGACGTCATCGTCATGGCCACGCACCCCCGCGACGGGTTCGCGGCCTGGCGTCAACCCAGCGTGGCCGCGGCCATCAGCCAGCACGCGGGCGAGATCGCGCTGTTCGTGCCCGAAGGCTCGAGGAGCTTCGTGTCGCCGGACACGGGCGCGCTCAACCTGCGACGCATTCTCATCCCGGTGGACCACGAGCCCGCGCCGCAGCCCGCGGTCGATGCGGCGATGGCGATCGCCGGCATCGTGGGCGACGACCCCGTGGCCTTTCGCCTGCTGCACGCCGGCGAGGGTCCGTTCCCCATGGTCACGACGCCCGAGCGCGCCGAATGGAGCTGGGAGCGGCAGACCGAGCTGGGCGACGCGGTCGAGCGCCTCGCCGCCGCCATCGAGACATGGCATCCCCAGCTCGTCGTGATGACCACGGCGGGGCGTCACGGCTTCATGGACGCGGTGCGGGGAAGCACGACGGAGCGGGTGCTCCGCGAGGCCCGCTGCCCCCTGCTCGCGGTCTCGGTGAGCGCGCGCGCCCTGCCCCGGCTGCGCGGCGCGGGGCGCTGAGGGGCGGCGCTACCGCGAGCCTTCGGCGCTACCGGGCCTTCTGGCGGTAGCGCTCGATCTCCTCCACCGTGAGGAGCGCGTCCCCGTCCGTGTCGGCGGCTTCGAAGTCCTTGAAGAGCGCGTTGACGTACTCATCGAGGGAGATGCGGGCACTGTCCTTGTGCTTGACGGCGCGTAGCGCCTCGGGGCTCGCTTCCGTGAGCTCGGAGATCGCCAGCTAGCCGTCCTTGTCCTTGTCCCGGAGGAAGATCGTATACCCTCAGCGGCCTGGAGGGTCACCTACTGTCTGGAGTCGCGCGCCCACCAAGCGCGCGATCATCGCAGCCACGTAAAGCTGGCCGCCGACGGCCTCGAAGATCACGATGCCCCGCGCCACCTCGGTCTTCGGAGCGACGTCGCCGTAGCCGAGCGTCGCGAGCGTCACGAAGCTGAAGTAGATCGCGGTGGACAGCGAGAAGTGCGTCGAGACGCCGCCGCCTTCGCTGAACGAGCCGGGCCAGTTGCTCTCGATGCTCCAGTGCAGGACTCCGAACGAGAACCCGGCGAGGAGATAGGCGCTCAGCGCGGCATAGACGTGCTCGGCGTAGACGTCCTTCGCGGTCATCGCGAATCGGACGGCGCTGGCGGTCGCGATGACCGCGACGGCGACGACCAGCAGGACGGCCCATCTCGCGAGCCCGCGGCCGAGCGCCAGGGTCGGGGCCGCGTATAGCCCGACTGCGACGGCGGCCACCAGGATCAGCAGCATCCGCCAGCGCTGCCCTTGGACGTTGAGCACCGCGGCGAGCAGGCTGAACGCCAGGAGGATCTGCAGCGTGTTCGTGCTGAAGCCCAGCGCCGCCAGGAGCGGCGCGATGCCCAGCGTGACGAGCAGCGTGTAGAAGAGGAGGGCGTACCGATGGTGGTGGTAGACGCTCAACGGGAGGCCGAGGGGGCGAGATCGAGTCGGGTGCGGATGCGCGCGACCGCCTCCTCGGCGTCCGCCCGCGAGCCGAAGGCGGTGAGGCGGAAATAGCCCTCGCCGCTGGGGCCGAAGCCGGCGCCGGGGGCGCCCAGCACCTGCGCCTGCTCGAGCAGCCGGTCGAAGAAGTCCCAGGACGGCATGCCGCCCGGCGTGCGGAACCAGATGTAGGGCGCGTTGCGGCCGCCGTACACCTCGAGGCCCGCGGCGCGCAGGCCCTCGGCAATGATGCGGGCGTTCCCCATGTAGCCGTCGATCAGCGCGCGGACCTCCTTCTGCCCCTCCGGCGTGTACACCGCGGCCGCCGCCTTCTGGATGAGATAGGGCGGGCCGTTGGACTTGATGCCGACGCGGCGGGTCCAGAGCTGATTGAGGCTCATCGCGCTGCCGTCGGCCGCGCGCCCGCGCGCGTCCTTGGGCACCACCGTATACGCCAGGCGCATGCCGGTGAAGCCCGCCGTCTTCGAGAAGCTCCGGCACTCGATGGCCACCTCGCGCGCGCCCTCGATCTCGTAGATCGAGCGCGGCACCTCCGGGTCCGCCACGTAGGCCTCATAGGCGGCGTCGAAGAGGATGGTGGCGTCCTCGGCCCGGGCGTAGTCGATCCACCGCCGGAGCGCCTCGCGCGTGGCCACCGCGCCGGTGGGATTGTTCGGGTAGCAGAGGTAGATGAGATCGACGTGCCGGCTCGGCAGCGAAGGCTGAAAGCCGTTCTCAGCGGTGCAGGGGAGATAGACGAAGCCGGGATAGCGCCCGCTCTCGTCGGCAGGACCGGACCGGCCAGCCACTACGTTGCTGTCGGCGTAGACGGGATACACGGGGTCCATCAGCGCCACCACGCACTCGGGCGCGAACAGCTCTTGGAGATTGGCGCTGTCGCTCTTGCCCCCGTCGCTGACGAAGATCTCGTCCACGCCGAGGCGTACGCCGCGCGTCCCGAAGTCGTGCGCCGCGATCTCGCTCAGGAGGAACTCGTAGCCCGCGTAGGGCCCGTAGCCGCGAAAGGTCTCCGCTCTCGCCATCTCGTCGGTAGCCTCGTGGAGGGCCTTGATCACCGCGTCGGGCAGAGGTCGGGTCACGTCGCCGATGCCGAGGTTCACCAGCTGCGCGTCGGGATGCGCGTCGCGGTAGGCCTGCGTGCGCCGGCGGATCTCCGCGAAGAGATAGGCGGCCCGGAGGCTGCGGAAGTGCTCGTTGATCCGGGGCATGGGCGGTGGAGACCTAGGCCGAGGCGAACGGCGGGAGGGTCATCCGGAACGTCGCGCCGCGGCCGCCGTGGTCCTCCGCCCAGATCTGCCCCCCGTGCCACTCCACGATCGAGCGCGCGATCGCGAGCCCGAGGCCGAGCCCGTCCGCCTTCGTCGTGAAGAAGGCGTCGAAGACCTTGGGCAGCCGGTCGGCGGGAATCCCGCGCCCGGTATCGCTCACTGCGATCTCCACCGCGTCGTTTGCGCGGCGGGTCCGGACGGTCACCGTCCGCTCCGCCGGCTCCTCGCGGTCGAGGGCATCCATCGCGTTGAGCAGCAGGTTCAGCATCACCTGCTGCAGCGACACCCGATCCGCCTCCACCGCGGGCAGTTCCTGGCCCAACTCGGCGCTCAGCGTGACCTGGCGGCGGCGCGCGTCGCCCCCCACGAGGCGCAGGGTGTCGAAGGCCACCTCGTTCACGTCGAGCGGCCGCCGCTCGAGCTGGCGCTTGGCGGCGAGCGCGCGGAGTCGCTCGATCACCCCCGCGGCCATGCGGCCCTCGTCGCGGATGTCACTCAGGATGTCGCGCAGCTCGCGCGCGCGCTCCGTTGGCGCCTCGGGCTCGAGCTGGCGCAGCCCCGCCCCGGCGTTGGCGATGATGGAGGTGAGCGGCTGGTTGATCTCATGCGCGATCGACGCCATGAGCTCGCCCACCAGGGCCAGGCGCGAGGCGTGCATGAGGTCCAGGCGCGTGGTCCGGAGCTCTTCCTCCGTGTGCTTGAGGTCGGTGACGTCGCGGCAGGAGTACAGCACGGTGCCGCCCTGGATGTTCACCGCCTTGAGATGGATGAGGAGGTTGCGCCGCTCCCCGCTCTTTGACCGCACCTCCCGCCCGATGTTCCGGATCTCGCCGCGCGCGGTCAGCTCCGCGCGGTCGAAGAGTTCCCCGCCCAGCAGGGCGCTGATCCAGCCCATCGCCCGCACCTCGTCGGGCGCGTAGCCGAAGATCACGTCGACGTTGGGGCAGACGAAGGTGAAGCGGCCGGCGTCGTCGGTGAGGAAGACGGCGTCGGAGATATTCTCCAGGGTGACGCGGTGGAGCTCCTCCGACTCGCGTAGAGCCTGGAAGGCTTCGGCGCGCCCGCCGTTGGTCCCTTCGCTCATGGCTCGCCGGAGATCGTGACCCGGGGAGGGCACCGCCGTCAAGGACCGGTCGCTTGACTGCCTGCGCCCCGCCGGGCAGCATGGCGGCCATGCCCGTCACCCTCGTCACCGGCACCAGCACCGGCATCGGCTTCGCCACCGCGCTCTACCTCGCCCGGCACGGCCATACCGTGGTCGCGACCATGCGGAACCTCGCCAAGGCCGGCCCGCTCGAGGCGGCCGCGCGCGAGCAGGGCGTGCGGCTCGCCGTGCGCGAGCTGGACGTGACCAGCCAGGCCTCCATCGACCGGGCGATGGAGGAGACGCGGGCGCGCGAAGGCGCGGTGGACGTGCTCGTGAACAACGCGGGCATCGGCGGGGCGACGCCGCTCGAGCTCACGCCGGAGGCCGAGCACCGCGCGATGTTCGAGGCCAACTACTGGGGGCCCATTCGGATGATCCAAGCCGTTCTTCCGTCGATGCGCGAGCGGCGCACGGGCTGCATCGTCAACGTCACCTCGATCGCGGGGCGCATCGCCACGCCGAACCAGATCCCGTATTCCGCCTCGAAGCACGCGCTCGCCGCGGCGAGCGAGGCGCTGGCCCACGAGGTGGCGGCCTTCGGCGTGCGCGTGGCCATCATCGAGCCCGGCGTCATCCAGACCGCCATCTTCGAGAACTCGGCGGGCGCCACGCGTTACGACAAGGCCTCGCCCTATCGCCAGATCATGCGGCGCAACGGCAAGCTCTTCGCCGCCGGCTTTCGCAACCCGGGCCAGCCCGACACGGTGGCCGCGGCGATCCTCGAGGCCATCACCACCGACCGGCCGCGGCTGCGCTACCCGGTGGGTGTCGACGCGGAGGGGATCGCAACGGGGCGGGCACGCATCAGCGACGAGGAGTGGGTGGCGATGGGGGGCGAGCTCTCCGACGAGGAGTACAACGCGCGCTTCAAGCGCTACTTCGGGATCGAGCTCCGGTAGATCAGCGGGTCTCCTCGCCGCCTTCGCGCTGCTTGCGCAGGAATTCTTCCAGCTCCCGCATCAGCTGATCCGAGTCGACGCCATCGGGCAGCTCCTGCGGCTTCTGGCCGGCTGCCTCGTCGTAGTCCTTCTCGAGCTGCTGGACGTGCTCGCGCGTCGCCTTGTTCCGCGCCACCGCGCGATCGCACTGGGCGCGGAACTCCTTGATGGCCTCCGGGAAGCTCGACATGTCCAGGCTGAGGTCGAGCAGGCGCGCGACGTGGGTCAGGAGCGCCTCGATCGCCGCGGGATTCTCGGCGTTCTGCAGGTAATGCGGGGCCTGGCCCATGAAGCCCAGGTGCGTGATGCCGCGCTTCTCGGCGGCGTCGAGCAGCACCGTCGAGATGCCGGTCGGACCCTCGTAGGTCGGCGGGCGGTAGATCCCCCAGGCTTCCACCAGGGCGCGCCAGGCGGGGTCCGTGCATCGCGCGGTGACCGGTACCGGACGCGTGTGCGGGGAGCCGGCCAGCAGCGCGCCGATCGACACGATGCGCTTCACGCCGCAGTGCTCGGCGAGGTCGAGGAATGCCTTCGAGTAGGTGCGCCACCGCTGATGCGGTTCCGGGCCGGAAAAGAGGAGCACCCCGTCCGGGCGATCGTTCCGCTGCCACGCGAAGAAGTCGCTGCGGGGCCAGCGGATGTCGCGGGTCTCGTCGGGCCGCATCTTCACCTCGGGCCGCTCCTGCGTGAACACGAAGAAGTCCTCGGGATTGATGGTGGCCACGCGCTCGGCGGGCAGGTCGCGGACGAGATGGCGCAGGGCACCCGTCGCCGCCTGGCCGGCGTCGATCCAGCCACCGAAGGCGATCACCAGCGTGGAGAGGTTCCGCGGCGGCTCGTGGTCGAAGTCGATGTGGTCGATCATCGGGCTGCTCATCTTACACCCGCGCCATCACGCGATCCGCCAGCTCGCGGCTGAAGCGCCACTTGTCCTCCGTTCCCGTCGCCCACATGAGCTCCCTGAGGCCGCCCCGCTCGAGCTCCTGGATGCGCTCGACCAGCTCCTCCGCGCTGCCGACCAGGCAGGTGTCGCGCACGAGCTCCGCGTCGATCAGCTCGGCTTCGCCGGGGTGGAGGTACGTGTAGTGCCCCTCGTGCGTGCGGAAGTGCCGGTGGGCGGCCGGCGTCTCCTCCACCAGGGCGACGTAGCGCTTCCAGATGCGGCGCAGGAAGGCGGGCGGCTCGCCCCCGCGCTCGTGCAGCGTATCGTAGAAGTAGTAGACGCTCGCCATCACGTTCGGCCCCACCGCGCGGAGCACCCGCTCGGAGTTCGGTGGCTCCCCGGGCTCGAGCAGCACGATGTTGGTGAGGGCGGCGAGGTGGAAGTCGCGCGCGAGCTCGCGCCCCTCGCGCTTCGCCCCGATGCGTGCCCGCTCGAGCGCCTCCTGCGGCGGCAGGCCGCGTGGCGGGATGGCGATGACGAGGCCGTCGCCGTACTGGCCGCCCACTTCCATCGCGCGCGGCCCGAAGGCGGACACGTAGAGGGGGATGCGCGGCTCGAGACTCATGTACTTCTTCTCGCGGATCAGCATCTTGATGGGCTGCCGCTTCCCCTCGAAGGCGTAGTCCACCGTCTCGCCACGGAGCAGTCCCCGCAGCACGCGCAGATATTCTGCGTAGTCCGCGATACGCATGGGCGGCTGCCCCATCGTGCGCATGGCGGTGTTCCCCGTGCCCATGCCGAGGTGCACGCGCCCGGGCGCGAGCCGGTTCAGCGTGGCGAGCGCGGCCACGTGCACCGGCGGGATACGCGTGCCGCAGATGGCCACGCCGGGCCCGAGGCGCAGCCGCGACGTCCGCTGCGCAGCCAGCGCCAGCACCGCGTAGCAGTCGGAGAAGAGCATCTGGCTGTCGGCGACCCACGCGGAGTCGTACCCGAGAGACTCCACGTGCGGATAGAAGTCCATCTCGTCGATGTCGGCCATTACGCAGACGCTGAGCCGCATGGAGCGTACGATACCTCAAAGGCTGCACGTTGTGGTGAGCTTGGTCGGGGTGGTCGAGGGGGAGAGGCGATGAGCGCGCTTCCTCGCGGTGTCGGCGCCGCGCTCCTGGCGGCGGCGCTGTTCGGCGCCAGCACACCGCTGGCCAAGCTCCTCCTGCGTGAGGTCGACCCCTGGCTGCTTGCCGGCGTGCTCTATCTCGGATCGGGGCTGGGCCTGCTGGGCCTGGCCGCGATCCTCCGGCGTGCGCGCGGCGCGCCGGCCGAGGCGCCCCTCCAGGGTCCGGACTGGATCTGGCTCGGGCTCGCCATCGCGGCGGGCGGCGGCGTCGGCCCCGTCTTGCTGATGCTGGGCCTGTCGCGCACTGCCGCCACCACCGCCGCGCTGCTCCTCAATCTCGAGGGCGTGCTCACGGCGCTCCTGGCCTGGCTCGTCTTTCGCGAGAATATCGGCCGTCGCATCGCGCTCGGCATGGCCGCCATCGTCGTCGGCGGCATCGTGCTGACTGGAGGAACGCTCGCGCCGTCGGGCGGGATTGCGGGACCACTGGCGATCGTCGCCGCCTGCCTGGCCTGGGCCATCGACAACAACCTGACACGTCGGATCGCCAGTGCCGATCCGCTGCGTATCGCCATGCTGAAGGGGTGCGCGGCGGGCGTGGTGAACGTGGGCATCGCGCTCTCGCTGGGCGCCGCCTGGCCGGCGCCCGCGCCCCTGGTTGCGGGCGCGCTGCTCGGGCTGGGCGGCTACGGGTGGAGCCTCGTCCTCTTCGTCGTGGCGCTCCGGCACGTGGGCGCCGCGCGCACCGGCGCCTATTTCTCTCTGGCGCCGTTCTTCGGAGCGGCGCTCGGCGTGGCGCTCCTGCGCGAGCCGATCACGGGGGTGCTGATCCTCGCCGGCGTGCTCATGGGGTGGGGCGTCTGGCTCCACGTCACGGAGGAGCACTCGCACGAGCACGAGCACCACGCGATGGCGCACGCCCACCGGCACGTGCACGACGAGCACCATCAGCATGTCCACGACGACGCGGCGCCCGCCGGCGAGCCCCATTCGCATTGGCACGTGCACGAGCCGCTGCGCCATCAGCACCCGCACTACCCGGATATCCACCACCGGCACGACCATCCCGGCTGAGCTTCATCCGAGCATCCAGTGCCCGCCGTCGACGCTGATGGTCTGGCCGGTGATCCATCCTGCTTCGTCGGAGGCGAAGAAGACCACTGCGCGCGCGATGTCCTCCGGCGTTCCGAGGCGGCGCAGCGCGATGGACTCGAGCAGCGCCCGCTGGCCGGCCTCGCCCATGGCGTGCCACTGGGCCTCGGACGCGGGGTTCGAGCGCACGAAGCCCGGGGCGATGCAGTTCACGCGGATGCCGTGCGGGCCCAGCTCCCGCGCGGTCTGGCGGGTGAAGCCGATGAGGCCGGCCTTGGCGCTGGCATAGGCCTGGATGCCGGTGAGGCTGTAGGAGCGCCCGGCGCCGGACGAGATGTTCACGATGGCGCCGCCCCCGCCGCGCTTCATCGCGGGCACCACCGCGCGGGTAAAGTGAAACGCGCCGTCCAGGTTGATCCCGAAGATCACCCGCCAGTCCTCGTCGGAGACGTCCTCGATGGGGCGATTCACCTGGCCGGCCACGCCGCCGGCCGTGTTCACCAGCGCGTCGAGACGGCCGGTCTCGGCGACCGCGCGCGCGACGAAGGCCTGCACGGCGGCGGCGTCGCGGACGTCCACGACCTCTGCCCGCCCGGCGCCCGCGCGCGCGCCCTCGATTGCCACGCGGGTGGCCTCGAGCTCGGCGCCGCGGACGTCGCAGGCCCACACCGTGGCCCCCTCGCGCGCGAGCGCCACGCCGATGGCGCGGCCGATGCCGTGGGCGGCGCCGGTGACGATGGCCACGCGGCCGGCCAGTCGGGAGAGGGGAGTCGCCATTGCGCCCCCGGCATAGCACAGCCTCCGCGGACGCGTCAAAATTGCCGCGATACGGTGCCACCAAAGGTGTAACGAACGAGAGGTGGTCGGCGCGCTCGCTCCGGCGCGGAACGAGTAGTACCTTCTTTACATGGCAAAGGGCGACAAGAACGCCAAGCTGAGTCTGGCCCCCGACATCGTCGAGTCCCTCGTGAGCGGTCGTCACGGCGACCCGTTTGCCGTGCTCGGGCCGCACGAGCGAGGCCGAGCGAACGTGGTGGTCCGGACGCTACAGCCCGGCGCCGCAAAGGTCTCCGTCATCTTGGGCGGGGAGCCCGTCGAGGAGCATCCGATGCAGGAGCTCCACCCGGCGGGGCTCTGGGAGACCACGGTGCCGGGACGGAGCGGGCTCGTCTACCGGCTGCGCATCACCGACCCCGAGGGGCGGACTCGCGACGAGGACGACCCGTATCGCTTCCCCTCGACCCTCTCGGACTACGACCTTCACCTCCTCGGAGAAGGCACGCACTATCGCGTCTACGACAAGCTGGGCGCTCATCCCGGCCGGCTCGACGGCGTCGAGGGCACCATCTTCGCGGTCTGGGCTCCCAATGCCCGGCGGGTCAGCGTCGTCGGGGACTGGAACGGCTGGGACGGCCGTCGCCACCCCATGCGCCTCCACCCGGCGAACGGGATCTGGGAGCTCTTCCTTCCCGCGGTCGGACCCGGGGCCCACTACAAGTACGAGATCGTGGGACC from Candidatus Methylomirabilota bacterium includes:
- a CDS encoding ATP-binding protein — protein: MSEGTNGGRAEAFQALRESEELHRVTLENISDAVFLTDDAGRFTFVCPNVDVIFGYAPDEVRAMGWISALLGGELFDRAELTARGEIRNIGREVRSKSGERRNLLIHLKAVNIQGGTVLYSCRDVTDLKHTEEELRTTRLDLMHASRLALVGELMASIAHEINQPLTSIIANAGAGLRQLEPEAPTERARELRDILSDIRDEGRMAAGVIERLRALAAKRQLERRPLDVNEVAFDTLRLVGGDARRRQVTLSAELGQELPAVEADRVSLQQVMLNLLLNAMDALDREEPAERTVTVRTRRANDAVEIAVSDTGRGIPADRLPKVFDAFFTTKADGLGLGLAIARSIVEWHGGQIWAEDHGGRGATFRMTLPPFASA
- a CDS encoding SDR family oxidoreductase, translating into MPVTLVTGTSTGIGFATALYLARHGHTVVATMRNLAKAGPLEAAAREQGVRLAVRELDVTSQASIDRAMEETRAREGAVDVLVNNAGIGGATPLELTPEAEHRAMFEANYWGPIRMIQAVLPSMRERRTGCIVNVTSIAGRIATPNQIPYSASKHALAAASEALAHEVAAFGVRVAIIEPGVIQTAIFENSAGATRYDKASPYRQIMRRNGKLFAAGFRNPGQPDTVAAAILEAITTDRPRLRYPVGVDAEGIATGRARISDEEWVAMGGELSDEEYNARFKRYFGIELR
- a CDS encoding LLM class flavin-dependent oxidoreductase, whose protein sequence is MRLSVCVMADIDEMDFYPHVESLGYDSAWVADSQMLFSDCYAVLALAAQRTSRLRLGPGVAICGTRIPPVHVAALATLNRLAPGRVHLGMGTGNTAMRTMGQPPMRIADYAEYLRVLRGLLRGETVDYAFEGKRQPIKMLIREKKYMSLEPRIPLYVSAFGPRAMEVGGQYGDGLVIAIPPRGLPPQEALERARIGAKREGRELARDFHLAALTNIVLLEPGEPPNSERVLRAVGPNVMASVYYFYDTLHERGGEPPAFLRRIWKRYVALVEETPAAHRHFRTHEGHYTYLHPGEAELIDAELVRDTCLVGSAEELVERIQELERGGLRELMWATGTEDKWRFSRELADRVMARV
- a CDS encoding LL-diaminopimelate aminotransferase, producing MPRINEHFRSLRAAYLFAEIRRRTQAYRDAHPDAQLVNLGIGDVTRPLPDAVIKALHEATDEMARAETFRGYGPYAGYEFLLSEIAAHDFGTRGVRLGVDEIFVSDGGKSDSANLQELFAPECVVALMDPVYPVYADSNVVAGRSGPADESGRYPGFVYLPCTAENGFQPSLPSRHVDLIYLCYPNNPTGAVATREALRRWIDYARAEDATILFDAAYEAYVADPEVPRSIYEIEGAREVAIECRSFSKTAGFTGMRLAYTVVPKDARGRAADGSAMSLNQLWTRRVGIKSNGPPYLIQKAAAAVYTPEGQKEVRALIDGYMGNARIIAEGLRAAGLEVYGGRNAPYIWFRTPGGMPSWDFFDRLLEQAQVLGAPGAGFGPSGEGYFRLTAFGSRADAEEAVARIRTRLDLAPSASR
- a CDS encoding SDR family NAD(P)-dependent oxidoreductase, producing MATPLSRLAGRVAIVTGAAHGIGRAIGVALAREGATVWACDVRGAELEATRVAIEGARAGAGRAEVVDVRDAAAVQAFVARAVAETGRLDALVNTAGGVAGQVNRPIEDVSDEDWRVIFGINLDGAFHFTRAVVPAMKRGGGGAIVNISSGAGRSYSLTGIQAYASAKAGLIGFTRQTARELGPHGIRVNCIAPGFVRSNPASEAQWHAMGEAGQRALLESIALRRLGTPEDIARAVVFFASDEAGWITGQTISVDGGHWMLG
- a CDS encoding PAC2 family protein, producing MIDHIDFDHEPPRNLSTLVIAFGGWIDAGQAATGALRHLVRDLPAERVATINPEDFFVFTQERPEVKMRPDETRDIRWPRSDFFAWQRNDRPDGVLLFSGPEPHQRWRTYSKAFLDLAEHCGVKRIVSIGALLAGSPHTRPVPVTARCTDPAWRALVEAWGIYRPPTYEGPTGISTVLLDAAEKRGITHLGFMGQAPHYLQNAENPAAIEALLTHVARLLDLSLDMSSFPEAIKEFRAQCDRAVARNKATREHVQQLEKDYDEAAGQKPQELPDGVDSDQLMRELEEFLRKQREGGEETR
- a CDS encoding potassium channel family protein: MSVYHHHRYALLFYTLLVTLGIAPLLAALGFSTNTLQILLAFSLLAAVLNVQGQRWRMLLILVAAVAVGLYAAPTLALGRGLARWAVLLVVAVAVIATASAVRFAMTAKDVYAEHVYAALSAYLLAGFSFGVLHWSIESNWPGSFSEGGGVSTHFSLSTAIYFSFVTLATLGYGDVAPKTEVARGIVIFEAVGGQLYVAAMIARLVGARLQTVGDPPGR
- a CDS encoding DMT family transporter, with translation MSALPRGVGAALLAAALFGASTPLAKLLLREVDPWLLAGVLYLGSGLGLLGLAAILRRARGAPAEAPLQGPDWIWLGLAIAAGGGVGPVLLMLGLSRTAATTAALLLNLEGVLTALLAWLVFRENIGRRIALGMAAIVVGGIVLTGGTLAPSGGIAGPLAIVAACLAWAIDNNLTRRIASADPLRIAMLKGCAAGVVNVGIALSLGAAWPAPAPLVAGALLGLGGYGWSLVLFVVALRHVGAARTGAYFSLAPFFGAALGVALLREPITGVLILAGVLMGWGVWLHVTEEHSHEHEHHAMAHAHRHVHDEHHQHVHDDAAPAGEPHSHWHVHEPLRHQHPHYPDIHHRHDHPG
- a CDS encoding universal stress protein, whose product is MSWRFLHPTDFSEASELAFAHALKLTLLTGGELRILHVAPDAGLGGWKHFPGVREALERWGVLPPGSAPSAVAELGVEIEKVQTAGADPVAHTAEFLRHHPADVIVMATHPRDGFAAWRQPSVAAAISQHAGEIALFVPEGSRSFVSPDTGALNLRRILIPVDHEPAPQPAVDAAMAIAGIVGDDPVAFRLLHAGEGPFPMVTTPERAEWSWERQTELGDAVERLAAAIETWHPQLVVMTTAGRHGFMDAVRGSTTERVLREARCPLLAVSVSARALPRLRGAGR